One genomic window of Neisseria sp. oral taxon 014 str. F0314 includes the following:
- the aroE gene encoding shikimate dehydrogenase: MNDKPRYAVIGNPVAHSRSPEIHRQFAAQECVEIEYVRICAEIGGFVQAAERFFAEGGQGANVTVPFKTDAFDWVDEHSERAAAAGAVNTVIPLGGGRFLGDNTDGAGLVGDMVRQGVSPKGKHILLLGAGGAVRGVLPSLLDERPASVTVANRTPEKARALAGRFGVQTALMQDLTAGYFDVVINGTSCGLSGQLPDIASAVFGKCGLAYDMVYGKGAKPFLDFARRSGAAKTADGLGMLVGQAAVSYRLWRGFEPDAVSVIEYMRGR; encoded by the coding sequence ATGAACGACAAGCCCCGTTATGCCGTAATCGGCAATCCTGTTGCGCACAGCAGGTCGCCGGAAATACATCGGCAGTTTGCCGCGCAGGAATGTGTTGAAATCGAATATGTCCGGATTTGCGCCGAAATCGGCGGATTCGTGCAGGCGGCAGAACGGTTTTTCGCCGAAGGCGGGCAGGGGGCGAATGTTACCGTTCCCTTCAAAACCGATGCTTTCGACTGGGTGGACGAACATTCCGAACGCGCGGCCGCCGCCGGAGCGGTCAATACTGTTATCCCTTTGGGCGGCGGCAGGTTTCTCGGCGACAACACCGACGGCGCGGGTTTGGTCGGCGATATGGTGCGGCAGGGCGTTTCTCCGAAGGGGAAGCATATCCTGCTGCTGGGCGCGGGCGGGGCGGTACGCGGTGTGCTCCCCTCGTTGCTGGACGAACGTCCAGCAAGCGTTACCGTCGCCAACCGCACGCCTGAAAAAGCACGCGCGTTGGCAGGGCGGTTCGGCGTTCAGACGGCCTTAATGCAGGACTTGACCGCAGGATATTTCGATGTCGTTATCAACGGTACTTCATGCGGGTTGAGCGGGCAGCTTCCCGATATTGCGTCCGCAGTGTTCGGTAAATGCGGTTTGGCTTACGACATGGTTTATGGAAAGGGGGCGAAACCGTTTTTGGATTTCGCCCGCAGGAGCGGTGCGGCGAAAACGGCCGACGGGTTGGGAATGCTGGTCGGACAGGCCGCAGTTTCCTACCGGCTTTGGCGCGGATTCGAACCGGACGCCGTATCCGTGATTGAATATATGAGGGGCCGCTGA
- the glnA gene encoding type I glutamate--ammonia ligase: protein MSIKNAVRLIEESEARFVDLRFTDTKGKQHHFTVPARIVLDDPEEWFENGQAFDGSSIGGWKGIQASDMQLRPDPATAFIDPFYDDTTVVLTCDVIDPADGQGYDRDPRSIARRAEAYLKSSGIGDTAYFGPEPEFFVFDGVEFETDMHKTRYEITSESGAWASGLHMDGQNTGHRPAVKGGYAPVAPIDAGQDLRSAMVNILEELGIEVEVHHAEVGTGSQMEIGTRFATLVKRADQTQDMKYVIQNVAHNFGKTATFMPKPIMGDNGSGMHVHQSIWKDGQNLFAGDGYAGLSDTALYYIGGIIKHAKALNAITNPSTNSYKRLVPHFEAPTKLAYSAKNRSASIRIPSVNSSKARRIEARFPDPTANPYLAFAALLMAGLDGIQNKIHPGDPADKNLYDLPPEEDALVPTVCASLEEALAALKADHEFLLRGGVFSKDWIDSYIAFKEEDVRRIRMAPHPLEFEMYYSL, encoded by the coding sequence ATGTCCATCAAAAACGCCGTCAGGCTGATTGAAGAAAGCGAAGCCCGCTTCGTAGATTTGCGCTTTACCGATACCAAAGGCAAGCAGCACCACTTCACCGTCCCCGCACGCATCGTCCTCGACGACCCTGAAGAGTGGTTTGAAAACGGTCAGGCGTTTGACGGCTCGTCCATCGGCGGCTGGAAAGGCATTCAGGCATCCGACATGCAGTTGCGCCCCGACCCTGCAACCGCCTTCATCGACCCCTTCTACGACGACACCACCGTCGTCCTCACCTGCGACGTCATCGACCCCGCCGACGGTCAAGGTTACGACCGCGACCCGCGCTCCATCGCCCGCCGCGCCGAAGCCTACCTCAAATCCTCCGGCATCGGCGACACGGCATACTTCGGCCCCGAACCCGAATTCTTCGTCTTCGACGGCGTAGAGTTTGAAACCGATATGCACAAAACCCGTTACGAAATCACGTCCGAAAGCGGCGCGTGGGCAAGCGGCCTGCACATGGACGGTCAAAACACCGGCCACCGCCCCGCCGTCAAAGGCGGCTACGCCCCCGTCGCCCCGATTGACGCCGGACAAGACCTGCGCTCCGCCATGGTGAACATTTTGGAAGAACTCGGCATCGAAGTCGAAGTCCACCACGCCGAAGTCGGCACCGGCAGCCAAATGGAAATCGGTACGCGCTTCGCCACCTTGGTCAAACGCGCCGACCAAACCCAAGACATGAAATACGTCATCCAAAACGTCGCCCATAACTTCGGCAAAACCGCCACCTTCATGCCCAAACCCATCATGGGCGACAACGGCAGCGGTATGCACGTCCACCAATCCATCTGGAAAGACGGTCAAAACCTGTTCGCAGGCGACGGCTATGCCGGCTTGAGCGACACCGCGCTCTACTACATCGGCGGCATCATCAAACACGCCAAAGCCCTGAACGCGATTACCAATCCGTCCACCAACTCCTACAAACGCCTCGTACCGCACTTTGAAGCGCCGACCAAACTCGCCTACTCTGCCAAAAACCGTTCCGCGTCCATCCGCATCCCGTCCGTGAACAGCAGCAAGGCTCGCCGCATCGAAGCGCGTTTCCCCGACCCGACCGCCAACCCATACTTGGCGTTCGCCGCCCTGCTGATGGCGGGTTTGGACGGCATTCAAAACAAAATCCATCCGGGCGACCCGGCCGATAAAAACCTCTACGACCTGCCGCCGGAAGAAGACGCACTCGTTCCAACCGTCTGCGCCTCTTTGGAAGAAGCCCTCGCCGCCCTCAAAGCCGACCACGAATTCCTGCTGCGCGGCGGCGTGTTCAGCAAAGACTGGATCGACAGCTACATCGCCTTCAAAGAAGAAGACGTACGCCGCATCCGTATGGCGCCGCATCCGTTGGAATTTGAAATGTATTACAGCCTGTAA
- a CDS encoding spore coat protein U domain-containing protein: protein MKTRFTLTALALTSALAFSTSAMAASNPATGEFNVTIKLTGVCEVETNSGLTTAINSDNHASAGADINFGTHEAQANSALITGKSTAGTGEGLNIKCSKNTPFSIGLLPQNSGATTAGAGVMTGVNLNGGSHSDTVKYQLYQPATSAGAIADNGSHTSKPWGNDKGTNTVDLIGKGLNDVIKVPVYADVPAGELDKTPDRYQDRVTVSVSY, encoded by the coding sequence ATGAAAACCCGATTCACCTTAACCGCTCTGGCTTTGACTTCTGCTCTCGCATTCAGCACTTCTGCGATGGCGGCATCCAATCCTGCAACGGGAGAATTCAACGTTACAATCAAACTGACAGGCGTGTGTGAAGTCGAGACCAACAGCGGTCTCACCACTGCCATCAATAGCGATAACCATGCATCAGCAGGTGCCGATATTAACTTTGGTACACATGAAGCTCAAGCAAACAGTGCCCTTATCACTGGTAAAAGTACAGCCGGAACAGGGGAAGGCCTGAATATTAAATGCAGTAAAAACACCCCATTCTCTATTGGTCTTCTTCCGCAAAATTCTGGAGCGACTACTGCAGGGGCCGGTGTAATGACTGGCGTTAATTTAAACGGCGGTTCGCATTCCGACACAGTTAAATACCAGCTTTATCAACCTGCAACCTCTGCAGGAGCAATTGCAGACAACGGTTCCCATACATCAAAACCTTGGGGTAACGATAAAGGGACCAATACTGTAGATTTAATCGGTAAAGGTTTAAATGACGTGATAAAAGTACCCGTCTATGCAGACGTACCAGCTGGCGAATTAGATAAAACACCTGATCGTTATCAAGACCGTGTTACCGTTAGCGTTTCTTATTAA
- a CDS encoding molecular chaperone yields the protein MQKTISTLVGMLAAATALHSQAAGLQVSPTSLSLPAKQRAGIFTLGNTGSEPLTAQVRVYGWSQDEKGNEVLTPTNAVIASPPMVKLEAGAKQQFRVIRIRPSEKPVEEAYRLIVDELPAPQAKPRKGLQFVMRYSLPLFTNVQNNAEAKLHWRAEKTANGKTVLVAENSGTAYAQLSNINLQTASAKEPLTLAGGLAGYVLPGNTWKRELDVSPAVFSQGRLNATVNGGATQPEVRFATP from the coding sequence ATGCAAAAAACAATCAGCACACTAGTCGGTATGCTGGCGGCGGCAACGGCTTTACACAGCCAAGCCGCCGGTTTGCAGGTCAGTCCGACATCTTTGTCCCTGCCCGCCAAACAGCGGGCGGGCATTTTTACTTTGGGCAATACGGGCAGCGAACCGTTAACGGCGCAAGTGCGCGTTTACGGTTGGTCGCAGGACGAAAAAGGGAACGAAGTCCTTACTCCCACTAATGCGGTGATTGCCAGCCCGCCTATGGTCAAACTCGAAGCGGGAGCCAAGCAACAGTTCCGCGTGATACGCATCAGGCCGTCTGAAAAACCGGTGGAAGAAGCCTACCGCCTGATTGTGGACGAACTGCCCGCACCGCAGGCCAAACCGCGCAAAGGTTTGCAATTTGTCATGCGCTATTCCCTGCCGCTGTTTACCAATGTCCAAAACAATGCCGAAGCCAAGTTGCACTGGCGCGCGGAAAAAACCGCCAACGGAAAAACGGTGCTGGTCGCCGAAAACAGCGGTACCGCCTACGCGCAACTGAGCAATATCAACCTTCAGACGGCCTCAGCCAAAGAACCGCTGACTTTGGCCGGCGGCTTGGCCGGTTATGTATTGCCCGGCAATACATGGAAACGCGAACTGGACGTTTCTCCCGCCGTATTCAGCCAAGGCCGTCTGAATGCCACGGTAAACGGCGGCGCAACCCAGCCGGAGGTCCGGTTTGCTACCCCTTGA